From the Hevea brasiliensis isolate MT/VB/25A 57/8 chromosome 15, ASM3005281v1, whole genome shotgun sequence genome, one window contains:
- the LOC110638179 gene encoding photosystem II 10 kDa polypeptide, chloroplastic isoform X2, whose translation MNLRDGLDASGRKAKGNGVYQFVDKYGANVDGYSPIYNTDDWSPSGDVYDGGTGLAIWAVTLARLLAGGALLVYNTSALAL comes from the exons ATGAACCTCAGGGATGGGCTTGATGCCTCTGGAAGGAAGGCTAAGG GAAATGGTGTATACCAATTTGTAGACAAGTATGGTGCCAATGTGGATGGATACAG CCCTATCTACAACACAGATGACTGGTCTCCAAGTGGTGATGTTTATGATGGGG GAACAGGGTTGGCAATATGGGCAGTGACACTAGCAAGGCTTCTTGCAGGAGGAGCTCTTCTTGTTTACAATACAAGTGCTTTGGCACTATAG